CTGTCAGGCTGATTCCGTTGACGGTTACAGAGCCTTTTTCGGCAATATAAGGAGCCAGGTCAGACGGGACTTCAAATTCAAATACGATTTGATCCGAAGATTCCGTGCGGTCTTTTACGCGGCCCACGCCATCGATGTGTGCGGCTACGAGATGACCGTCGAGGCGGTCGCCGAGTTTTAAAGATCGCTCTAAATTAACGCGGTTGCCCACGCGATAATCACCCAATGTGGTTCTTTGCAGTGTTTCTGCTATTGATTCGATCACAAATGTGTTGGCATCAAAATGTACGACGGTATGGCACGCACCTTCAATGGCAATGCTGTCGCCTATTTTTACGCCGTTGAGGACTTGCTTTGCTTCAATGGTGGTGCGCTGATAATCCGCGCGCGATTCAATATGTCGAATCGTTCCCACTTCCTCTACAATGCCAGTAAACATGGTTGCTCAGCCGTTTTTGGACGTTTTTTTTACGCGCGCAGTGAACAGAAAATCATTGCCGATGGATTCGACTTTTACGTTTTCAAGTTCGATTGCATCGGTTATTGAAGTGATGTTTAAGGATCCGATTGAGGGTATGCCTGCACCCAGTATTTTGGGCGCGACAAATGCGGCTATCCGATCTACCAGACCCAGGCGCAATGCCGATGCAGCCACGCGACTGCCGCCTTCGATCAGGATGTGTCGCAATCCCGATAGGGCGGCTTTTTGCAAGACTGCCTTTAGATCTATTTGACTATTCATTACTGGCAATTGCCAGATTTGCGCTCCTTTTTTTTTTCGTTCTTTTATCCGTTTTTTGCACACTTCTTCAGTTGTTGCTATAATCGGAGGTGTTCCGCTAAAAATTTTGGCGTTTAGTCCGATTTTTAGCCGAGAGTCCAGAACGATCTTTGTCGGGCTGCATCCATCGACATGTCGCACGGATAATTCCGGGTCGTCGGCCATCACTGTGCCGCGTCCGACCAGAATCGCGTCGGCCTCTGCGCGAAGTTGATGCCCGCGCACCCGCGATGCTTTTGATGTGATCCACTTCGAGTCACCCGTGCAGGTGGCGATGTTGCCGTCCAGTGTTTGCGCCAGCTTTAAGGTGACATAAGGTAATCCGGTTGACCGATATTTGGTTTCGTTTTCGTTCATTATTTCACTTCAAAAACGGTTTTTCCAACACCCACATTGCCCAGTGCATCTTCCGCTTTTACTACGAGTGTATAAGAGCCGGTTTTCAGATTTTGAATAGAGAAATTCAGTGTCTCTGTCGGCGAATCAAATATCTGGTCAGTGGGAAAGACCACTTTCCAATCGTCGGAATTGAGTGAGTACGCTGCCTTGTGAATCGCAGTGGCAGCATCTTGAATTGATCCGGTTACGCGTACTTTTTTATCGATCTGTCTTATGTTGTGCAACTGCACAGTTGGAGCCGAGTTATCAATTTCAAAGGGCGCGCTGACTGCCTCGGCTGTTAATTCGATGGGATTGTCCAATCGGTCTGATGCGACGACCTTAACTTCGACCGTGCCATCGGGAACAGCTTCGG
This genomic window from Gemmatimonadota bacterium contains:
- a CDS encoding riboflavin synthase, producing the protein MFTGIVEEVGTIRHIESRADYQRTTIEAKQVLNGVKIGDSIAIEGACHTVVHFDANTFVIESIAETLQRTTLGDYRVGNRVNLERSLKLGDRLDGHLVAAHIDGVGRVKDRTESSDQIVFEFEVPSDLAPYIAEKGSVTVNGISLTVISVTDRTFSIAAIPHTLKVTTLSEKYPGDEVNIEVDMIARYLERLLQLKSCYLPPEHSGDTLTEDRIRAMMSDQ
- a CDS encoding RibD family protein; the protein is MNENETKYRSTGLPYVTLKLAQTLDGNIATCTGDSKWITSKASRVRGHQLRAEADAILVGRGTVMADDPELSVRHVDGCSPTKIVLDSRLKIGLNAKIFSGTPPIIATTEEVCKKRIKERKKKGAQIWQLPVMNSQIDLKAVLQKAALSGLRHILIEGGSRVAASALRLGLVDRIAAFVAPKILGAGIPSIGSLNITSITDAIELENVKVESIGNDFLFTARVKKTSKNG